atggtCAAGTAATACAATTAAGTTAGTTTTAGGTAATACAATTAAGTTAGTTTTAGGCAATAAGTTAAGTTATAGGTTAGGGTAAAATTTACTTGATTTGGAGTGTTTGAAATGTTAATATCATAAACGTGATTTAGtagtgataataaattattatccacCAAGTTATACTTGTTAATGCACAGTAACAGAAGCTCAATATcactaaattaacattaaaactATTAGTTTACACTTACTAGACCGATAAATGGACGAGGTATCGgttataatattgtacTACTATGTTAATGAGGGATCGATCAACTTCATTTGACAGGTATGCTAGGGTTTGTAACAGCTGCACATACCCATTTTTGGTATGTATTAGTTTATATGttaatattgaaaataGTTTATTTGTCAGTGTTGAGTTTACttttattaacttatttCTCTCTACTAAGTTTGTTAATACATCCAATTTCCCTATTGACAATAACTTATTTTCCAATTTGTTCAACACTCCATCCAATAcctaataattattaattttttgttgATTACCTTATGGTTTAAGTTGTTATGATTGTGattgtttataatttgtataatttgatTTGCAGATAACGTATCagtaatattatcaatattagACCCGAAAAAGGCATTAATATCATTATCCTTAAACAACTACAagattattaatatttatatttgttaccataatgtttaatatgTGTTTGTTGTATATTAtgctattattattgttgtCCAAACTGTGTATAATTCTTCTCTTGACAATTTCCATGACtttaacttttaaattttgttcCTCAGGTGTTAGGGTATTGTTAGACCCAAGTGGGAAAGAGGACATGATATGGTACAGTTTAAAGTAATTATTCAGTGAAACAGAATATAAAAGTTCACACAATTCATTAAACTCCAGTAAACTCAATTGATTGAGAAAATACTTTGTCAATTCATCACTCAGGTCATTCATTTCCAAGTACTCACCCTtcactaatattttattcctATTCCTTGCAGTGTTAAAGTGGTCCAAAACAGTTATCATCTGAACTGGAGTAAAGATTTCTCTGTTCTCCAACACATAATTTACCAACCCGTCAACACAGTTTTTCAACATTATGTTACTACTATTCCTACACACACTCATGTAACAGTCAAATATAATCAATACATCCTCACTATAAACTTTCTTCTCTGTCTTATGTAACATTTGTGACACTTTAGGATATAATAATTCCAGCAGAGAATCAACTAAGTTACTTAAATCTTCATCAGAGTGACGATTATTCAAGAGCTTCACGTTTCTCAACAATGTAATCAGTTCAtgtttttcaaaattttcattcTTCAATTTATGTTTCAGTGAACATAAAAAGGTTTCCAGCACAGATTTATCATCAAACTGTTTGAATACAATTCTCGAGTGTCTTACTATAGTAGAAAGGTCCTCAAACACCATTGacctaaatatttaaatatttacatacgattaatatgtataataatctaTTTAGAACATACTGTAAGTATTCTTTGTAATATTTCCTGGCACTTTGTGGGAGTTTTAGCTTTGAGAGAATTGATAAAGTTTCAAAAGGGACTTGTTTCACTATTGATGGCGTTTTTTCAACTATTTCAATTATCTAcaaaatttcattatttatttcatttacCTTTTGGTGTAGTTTTTGGGAGTCAATTGAGTGTGttttaaacacattaaatagagttaaacaaaatattagCTTTTTCTTGTCTGGTAATTTCTCATTTCCAAGGAGTTCctaaaaactaaataaactaattcAACACACCTCCTCGTGTTTTCtcaaaaaattaatcagAAATGGCCTCAAAGGGCCATAATTATCCTGGAGTGAATTATCTGATAAGAATTGAGTAGTACTTATCAGTAATGAGAAAACTGAGTTTAACTCATAGTATTTCCACTTTGGATCGTTTATTTGTGTTAAACTACTTTCTAACAGTTTTGGTAAGTTGTGACATTTAGCATCATCATCTAAATTTCTGGGTAAAAAAAGAGCCTTTGGAACTTTAACTAGAGATTTCGCTACTGATAAACTCTGACTTTCACTCTTTAGTTCCAGAATCTCTGGTAAGTTGATTCCCTCAAAAATGGAATCCACAGAATTTAATACTAATCTCTTGGATTTATCTCTACTCAACTTAGAGATTACACTGCAAAAGTCTGTTAAGTTATTCCCAGATGTGTTTAAAACCTTtctaacatttttataaagGTCAAAAGTGGTAGCCCTTGCCATTATAAACTGATTTATTTCAAACGAAAACCTGTTAACTACATTTAAAACCTGTTTTcactaaatattattaccactaatattttaatccattttaatactaattattattttatattgttaataaattatactaacACCTCCCCATGCGCCTTTGTGATATATATCCActtatttcatttatttcaaaatgtattatatcattaaatttaaattatggtaatttatatttaattatatattttcttatattatttatgcTTTTATAACCTTGATTTAGGGTACTTTAGCTGATTCCTTCTTGGCTGATTTAGAGGACCTTGAAAATGAGGACAATGAACAGGAGAATTCAGATTTGAACAaggatttaaataatgttgaaAACTTCGAATCCGATGAGGAGACTCCGATAATTGATGCAGTTGAGGAATACTTTAACACATCAGGATCTTCTGAGAACAGTTTTTCAACTCTTATAAAGGACCCTGAGATTAACTCAATTGTAGAGGTAAATTTCCATTTATTCACAAAATCATTTAGAAAGCTAAGCTATTATCACTGAGTAAGGACCTTAAAGCCACCGAGATTTCCTTTATTGACGAATGTAATAAAACTGTACTAAAAATTGACCGGGagattataaatattttcaactaTGTGAGAGATATTTACTCTAAAAGATTCCCTAAATTGGAGTCTATTGTTTACTCACCTCTTGACTACATTGCCGTGGTTAAAAGGGCTCAAAATGAATCAGATTTTACCAAGATTGACTTGACAGATTTATTACCTAACAGCATGATTATGGCTGTTACTGTTGCTAGTACAGTTGCTTCAGGCACTTGCTTATCAACgcaatttttaaataaagttTTGTCAGCCTGTAATGAAGGGCTTTTACTCGCTGAGTTTAGGAATGATTTACTCGTTTACCTCGAGGGGAGAATGATTTTAATCGCACCAAACACTTCAGTTTTAATTGGATCAGCGCTTACTGCCAGACTTATTGCCAAAGTTGGAAGTATTGAAAACCTCTCCAAAATCCCCTCTCAAAATCTCATGATGATCGGCGCCgataaaaatcaaaattacATTCTCAACGGtatcataaattattttactcttgTTATTTtgttgtaaattattttattaaattatggtTTAGGAATTTTGAATAACTGTGATCTTGTTTTGAATTCTCAACCTAGTTTACGCCTTAAGGCCTTAAGATTAGTTTGTGCTAAAGTATCTTTAGCCTCTAGAATTGACCTGTTTAAACAACACAAAGACGGGAAAATGGGCCATGAATATCGCAAATCCATACTACAAAGTCTAGCCAAAGTATTATCCCACtcaattaacattttacacttttaacactattatttatattattaaatttttaggCTGTTGAGTTACCCCCGGCACCGATGAAGAAAGCGTTACCAATACCTGAGGAGAAGGGAGGTCGTAAAAGAGGCGGTAGAAGACATAGAAAAACAAAGGAAAAATATTCTCTGGGCGAGTTTCAAAAGTACAGAAACAGACTCAAATTCGGACTTGACGCTGAAGACGATTTTGGCCTAGAAATGGGTAATCtcactaattatatagttacatatttgattttgttgaaaaaatttatagGTGATGGCATGGGCATGGTTGGTAAAGGCAATTACGGTAAATTACTCATTAAACCCAAGAAAGATAAAGTACATATCCGTAAGTCCACTACTCACActattatcattattatgataattaaaattaatttatgtatTAGCTAAAAAAAGAGTTGTGTCAATGCAATCGAGTGGCGCAACAAATGGAATGTCGTCATCACTAATATTTACTCCTTTACAaggtaatataataaataatatataaaatttgtataggAATTGAATTGTGTAACCCAAACTTGACTAGGGAAGTAAAGAGAAAGTCAGTACTCGACAACCAAGGCTTCTTAAAAGTAAAGAAAACTTAAACCACTTTTCACACTAACCACCGTGGACCAGTAGAAAATGTGAATTAGCCACCGCGAAGTTGTAAAACCATGTGAATGGTTGAGCCAGGAACTACTTTGTAGTCATTTAAAGTTAACTCGTCGTTCATCTGTTTCCctaattacacattatataactagTCTAATTTATTCTTGAGGTTCCATTCATACCTGAGTAAATTAGCCGAATCTGACCAGCGTCAATGCCTAAACAATCATAAACaactaaaatttacattctCGTTCCCTTAGGACTTCCTTCACGTCTGCTATGGTGTTGGTAGGCTCAAAGTTTAAGGACTGCCTCTTCCCAGTAAGagttttaataataatttgcattgttttatacttaatttattattttataggCTTAAGAAAGCAAATTTAGCGAAAACTTCAAAGTTACGCTCAACAAATCATAAACTATTACAACACATTGCGATTCTATCTTTAAAAAACAcggataaaattatgtaatatcatgtataaaatcatgtaatatgtataaaatattttacgaaaaagttattaaattaaattcacCACCTCTTCTCAACACCATCATTGCGCTATAAACAGAATTCAGAAAACTCCAAAAATTcaagttaataattttattaaaattctatCAAAAAACgtgatataaataattattaactgGATAATCCAGTGTTATATGGAGtgaaaatacatttttgtgtatatttttaactgaGTTGAGTTTATTATCCTTCCCCTTTAGAGGATCATACACATCAAGCTGAAGAGCAAAATTAAGCTTTAAAAGTACCGTATCTCTCCCAGCATCGTAGGCGTAAGCCCTGTTAGAATCAACAGAAAACTGTAACTTAGTACCAGCAAACCAAGAACCGTCACTCATATCTAACacacaattaattaatagtgtgaaatatttataccTTGATCCGTTTCAGGCTGTTTATTTGCCAGTTGTTcgtttttatcaatttcgCCAAGCCTTTTAGTAAACAAAGCTAATCTTTCGAGGGTCTAAATTGGTGATAATTAGggataaaattacctttttTGGATCATGTTTAGGTTTCTTTTTCTTCCTTGGATTATATAAATCGTCTGTATTCTCTCTTAACTTCTTTTCCaattcatttatttccTTTTTTCTCAGTTCATCTTCTTCTTGATAGACTTGGtcatcatcttcttcttcatAGAGTTGGTCATCATCTTCTACTTCCTCGTCGTCCACTGGACTTGGTTCATCAGGTTTAGGTGTTTCTTTAATCTGAACTGAAGCTTTTGAGAGACTTTTATCTTGTAACATATCGTGAGCACTTTTGATTTTTACAGCATTATCCTCCTCCTCATCAGAGTccaaaaatgataataacCTTTTATCCCTAATACATTTAACTAAAAAGAATTTACTTGGTTTGAGTTGTTGTAACTTCTTCTTCCTGTTCCTCAGGCTCAGATTCAGATAGCTGTAGTAGCCTCGGCACAATATCATCGAAAGGATTATCAACCACCTGAAAAGGAGTAAAATTAACGAAAATACATGACAGCTGATGATTTTAGGAGGATCAAATGGTCTATCGTTTTTATCAACTTCACACTTgccaatttttaataaattgtaaattgaGTTACCTTCAACTTTTCCAAACAATGTGTACTTTCCATTTAGGAAATCTGACCTATCTAacacataaattatatagAATTTTGGTACCTAGCGTTATAAAGAATTGGCTCATATTAGAGCATTTTCCACCCGTATTCGCCATAGCCACCATTCCTACCAATTATTTCATTAGTTCAATAcaattttactataatatagtaataacaTAAAGGTATTACAGTAGTTTGACACCTCTGTTTCTGAATTTGAGTCTTGAAAcaatttcattttcaaagGGTTCTCCATAAACACTTTCACCTCCTAAATAACCCATTTATCACACtatataacaattatacaataaGAATATgctttaaataattgagaTAGAGTAAGAGGAACCATTTCCTGTACCGGAAGGATCACCGGTTTGAACCATGAAATTGGGAATAACTCTGTGGAAAATACAGTTGTTGTAATAGCCTTCCAGACATAGTTGAATGAAATTCCTGCAAGCCTTTGGACAGTGTGAACTCCAAAGGTGTATATCCAAATCGCCCAAAGATGTGTTAAGCACAACTCTACCCTTACAGGAAGGCTCCAGTGAGTATACTTCGCTCATTCCTTTAATTTACCAcagattaaaatattttatattacattattcttcattatatatttgaaattataatataaaagtgattataaagttatagtgataatataaatagtgttattatattagttaGAGTTTAAGATTTTTATTTTGTGCTCTGATTTGGTAGTTGTCTGAGATTCCATATCGACACAATTCCGCAGAATCATCGTCCATTTCCTCACACAACGGCATCTTCTACACATAAATATAACTATTTACTACTTAttggttaaaataattaaatatggCTAATAGATACCTTATTGCAGTAGACGAGTTTAATATCTTTGAGATTCATTTTGAAGAGTTTACTGCAGAGCAGTTTAACGTCTGAAACTGTGCAGGATTCTGATAATTTCTTCTCCACAGGCTCGTATAAAAAGCTCTCAGAATCACCATCTGGCACTAATAACACTTTGATTCTATTCTTCTTCTCCAGATTTAACTTCAATCCATTATGTTCTGGTTCCTTATTCTctaaatagtttaaataacGTTCAGAATTTGTTCTTTCCTCGGGTGTTATGGTTGTGCCATTTAatacttttaaatttacaaatgtTACTATCATATACATTCTCATTATTTCATCCCTTTTTTCCTCACCCACACTAACTAAGGATagattgataaaattttccATAAATTTTGGGTGGATTGGGTTTGAATTAATCTTTAAATTCGTTAGATTAGGAAATGTTTGCGATAATTTTAGCATAGAATTGATGTCGtcaattaaattatttgacaCATCAAGCTCTAACAAACCTTTAAACTCCACTCCATTCACGTCCAAATTATGTAAAAGATTGTGTGAAATGAATAACTTTTCCAGGTTTGgaaatagtttaaaaaggttaaaaaggGAATTCCAGCTGTAAACAAAGTTATTACTCAAGTCTAACACTGTGACATTTGGGTAAGATTTCCCCTTGAAAACAACTTCATCCAGATTATTATCTGTGAAAATTAACTGTGTCACATTTCCACAGAGGTTTAGAGTCTCCAAAACCATTTCAAACTCCACAAACACACTGCTCATGATTAAAGTTTTAACATTTGTGGCGTTAATTGGTGCGTCAACTTTATTCTTAGAAACGTCTAGCAGTGTTAGATTTGGGAAATACTCCACCAACTTGTTAATCTCAGAGGTTGTTAGAAGGTTATTTGACAAAAACAGGTCTGAACACTTTGGGAACTCTGTTATAGTTccaattttactaattctACAGTCATTTAAGCTTACTGTAAATAGTTTTTTCGGGTCTGAAAAGAAACTACAAGCCTTTTCCATTCCTACAAATTCGTAATTTACAGTTGAATCTCCCACTTCCAACTCCTCATCagtagttaaatatttatcccTAAACTCCTTTTCAAATGTTGATCCTAAGCTAACGGATTCTGAAGTTACACAGGAAATTGGCTTTGCAAAATCGAGAAAATTAAACCTTTCAGATAAAATTCTAATTACTTcctgaaaatttaaactgttttccttgattttattaaaatgttcaaagatttttacttttttattttttattttttctagCCTTTTAGAGCCGTCAAGCTCACCCCTTGTCCAGTCGTCCCATTCCACCAATAATTTACCTtcattaacattattttcacCATTTTCTCCACATTTTAACGGCTCTGAAACCACAGTTCCAAGTGAATCTCCTACCAATACTCTGTCTCCTACCTTCAACTCcttcatttaaatttagcCTTAATTTGTCCTACTTTACACTTATTCTGATGTATTTATCagaaattaattattttacaaatttttataaaatttaaaattatgttttttAAACACCTTTCAAAGATTCCAACAAGTACACCTCAATACTGattaatttacccttaaaATTTCACACATTTCCATTTATTCcacataataataaatatgacaaattaacaaataatgtattaattatattattcttCAATATTTGGTGCGAGATAGAAGTTGATGAAGCTTGAGTCTTCTTCATCACCGAACCCGAACTTTACAGAGAGTGGAATTCCAGCCGATAAGTTAATCGAGACCTGTTCCGCCAAATTCGTCGCCTTTGAAAAGAGAACTAAATAACGAGTTGCGAAAATTTGTGATAAATTCTCAAGGCTTGTGACTCTGACCTCTCCGACGTCGGTATGGAACCGTTTACTTGCTCTTATTCCTTCACCTTCAGTTTCCAGCCTCATCTCATTCTCGGTCATGCTTATGGTCACTGTCTCCCCAATCGAGTGTAAATACTTTGCAAACTCCTGGAACTTCTTCGAGTTCatcacacatttacacGAGTAGTCACACGTCGGGATCTCCAAATGCTCTCTATCCACCTCTATCAACTTCACCTGTGCCTCCAACGAATCCGATTCTAACACATAACATCACTCgcaatattaataatatcactcgcaatattaataatataactgtattatacttaaattaataggtaaaataaggtaaaataaggtaAATAGAGGTAAATAGAGGTAAATagaggtaaaataaggtaaataggggtaaaattaagggtaaaattaagggtaaaattaagggtaaaataaggtaaaataaggtaaaataaggtaaaataaggtaaaataagggtaaaataagggCAAATAGAGTGAATAATTAAACGGTGTAAAGGGTACCGAGGGTGAGATTAGCTCCTACGTCTTCGATGATTCTGATGTTGAGTACGGGATCTTCGGTCATATCACCTCTGGAGAGGTAAATGAGTGACTTTTCCTTGACGACGGATAAGATTTTAAGCATGAATGAGATGTTTAGGCCCAGATTACAGGGCAAGTCACACCTGTAGAGGTGAAAAAAGTCAGGCGAAAGTTTCAGGTGAATGAGTGAAATGTGCGAATTATCCATCGCCTGCATTGTTAAACCCTCGTCTGAGCAGTCAATACTGACATCGCCACAAATATCCTTCAGAGACTCAAACAAACGCCTCAAAAACATACCATCCAATTTACACTCAAACATCTTCCCcaaaatttttactcaatttcGATAATTTTACTcgataattttattcaatagtttaggtaattttactcaataatttcgataatttaataataatttgaattataatttagatTAGAACGAtcaaaatttgatatattaCTACACATCAAGGGAATAATTGGTGAGAATAATGAGAAGAGTACAAAACAGGAGAAACAAATGTTATACTCTGCGACTGagtaaaatgttatttaagagaataaatttaaaagattaaGTGGAGAATGTGTAACTTAGTTACAGGAAACGAAAAAAAATTCcctttgaaaaataaaatataatatacccgtcactcaaaattttaaaacgccaataatataaaatgttacaaggatttaattaaatgtaaaagGGGACGATTGTGGTAGAATCTGACGAAAGCTAATTTGTAGTGTGAAGATTAGCAAGTCAGTCAAGTCCACTTAAAGTTGGTACTGATGAGAGATAAAACGAAGATAAAATAcgaaataaaaataaaatgtgtaattatttacaaacaACATCAAAATCTCTCCCCCACAGATCACCTTTCCAGATTACTCTTCATATCAGTCTTATCACTCCCATTTCAcatcattttatattttttaatcagCCTACTTCACCGTTTAATCGCACATTCACACATTTCAATCCCCAATCCCACTTTTTTGA
Above is a window of Theileria parva strain Muguga chromosome 2, complete sequence, whole genome shotgun sequence DNA encoding:
- the NEDD8 gene encoding NEDD8, which produces MQIIIKTLTGKRQSLNFEPTNTIADVKEVLRERECIDAGQIRLIYSGKQMNDELTLNDYKVVPGSTIHMVLQLRGG
- the PCNA gene encoding proliferating cell nuclear antigen, whose protein sequence is MFECKLDGMFLRRLFESLKDICGDVSIDCSDEGLTMQAMDNSHISLIHLKLSPDFFHLYRCDLPCNLGLNISFMLKILSVVKEKSLIYLSRGDMTEDPVLNIRIIEDVGANLTLESDSLEAQVKLIEVDREHLEIPTCDYSCKCVMNSKKFQEFAKYLHSIGETVTISMTENEMRLETEGEGIRASKRFHTDVGEVRVTSLENLSQIFATRYLVLFSKATNLAEQVSINLSAGIPLSVKFGFGDEEDSSFINFYLAPNIEE
- the prpf31 gene encoding Prp31 C terminal domain protein; the protein is MGTLADSFLADLEDLENEDNEQENSDLNKDLNNVENFESDEETPIIDAVEEYFNTSGSSENSFSTLIKDPEINSIVEKAKLLSLSKDLKATEISFIDECNKTVLKIDREIINIFNYVRDIYSKRFPKLESIVYSPLDYIAVVKRAQNESDFTKIDLTDLLPNSMIMAVTVASTVASGTCLSTQFLNKVLSACNEGLLLAEFRNDLLVYLEGRMILIAPNTSVLIGSALTARLIAKVGSIENLSKIPSQNLMMIGADKNQNYILNGILNNCDLVLNSQPSLRLKALRLVCAKVSLASRIDLFKQHKDGKMGHEYRKSILQSLAKAVELPPAPMKKALPIPEEKGGRKRGGRRHRKTKEKYSLGEFQKYRNRLKFGLDAEDDFGLEMGDGMGMVGKGNYGKLLIKPKKDKVHIPKKRVVSMQSSGATNGMSSSLIFTPLQGIELCNPNLTREVKRKSVLDNQGFLKVKKT
- the tbce gene encoding Ubiquitin-like domain protein; the encoded protein is MKELKVGDRVLVGDSLGTVVSEPLKCGENGENNVNEGKLLVEWDDWTRGELDGSKRLEKIKNKKVKIFEHFNKIKENSLNFQEVIRILSERFNFLDFAKPISCVTSESVSLGSTFEKEFRDKYLTTDEELEVGDSTVNYEFVGMEKACSFFSDPKKLFTVSLNDCRISKIGTITEFPKCSDLFLSNNLLTTSEINKLVEYFPNLTLLDVSKNKVDAPINATNVKTLIMSSVFVEFEMVLETLNLCGNVTQLIFTDNNLDEVVFKGKSYPNVTVLDLSNNFVYSWNSLFNLFKLFPNLEKLFISHNLLHNLDVNGVEFKGLLELDVSNNLIDDINSMLKLSQTFPNLTNLKINSNPIHPKFMENFINLSLVSVGEEKRDEIMRMYMIVTFVNLKVLNGTTITPEERTNSERYLNYLENKEPEHNGLKLNLEKKNRIKVLLVPDGDSESFLYEPVEKKLSESCTVSDVKLLCSKLFKMNLKDIKLVYCNKKMPLCEEMDDDSAELCRYGISDNYQIRAQNKNLKL
- the CWC27 gene encoding Cyclophilin type peptidyl-prolyl cis-trans isomerase/CLD family protein; translation: MSEVYSLEPSCKGRVVLNTSLGDLDIHLWSSHCPKACRNFIQLCLEGYYNNCIFHRVIPNFMVQTGDPSGTGNGGESVYGEPFENEIVSRLKFRNRGMVAMANTGGKCSNMSQFFITLDRSDFLNGKYTLFGKVEGNSIYNLLKIGKCEVDKNDRPFDPPKIISCHVVDNPFDDIVPRLLQLSESEPEEQEEEVTTTQTKDKRLLSFLDSDEEEDNAVKIKSAHDMLQDKSLSKASVQIKETPKPDEPSPVDDEEVEDDDQLYEEEDDDQVYQEEDELRKKEINELEKKLRENTDDLYNPRKKKKPKHDPKKTLERLALFTKRLGEIDKNEQLANKQPETDQDMSDGSWFAGTKLQFSVDSNRAYAYDAGRDTLDVYDPLKGKDNKLNSVKNIHKNRNDGVEKRW